One segment of Echeneis naucrates chromosome 15, fEcheNa1.1, whole genome shotgun sequence DNA contains the following:
- the rtkn2 gene encoding rhotekin-2, whose translation MEDPRDVQTSRRNDSSDTTLSSGSAVAMEIKRKKIRQSALFLQTENTNLQEKLNFEMRMREGAYKLLLACSKREQVLNTSKNLLTCNARIKAYLTELQKKTQEHDTIGAVNSLSDALSEDRVPCNGTIAVSGLRIPLMWRDSDHFNNRGSSRRVAMFCLMQLGAEVFDTEMVVVDRSVTDVCFEGVIIFKEAVPQFELKVELWSCALEEELTLVNTPKKFAKRLRNSFGKTGGKKLCHLLDNPDPDTFLQHNPIPSGAKYSLLAYTTLCLPEAEGSFQSHSLIVLQNAEWSSWLPLYGNLCCRLVAQPACMTQSMMRGYLSQKQSMEGMNHCCSLYCVLSAGFLSCYFTPEEIDAKVQPMCNIAINKDTRIRVIEKDSAGHKSRSMSIINPSPEGSQTVVFTTDSRDELEDWLDALHQHLYDQSQWLQCCNQLMKIEVTSPRKPSLFLTKQPDSVYNDLSISSPNKFESITDIIHNKIEETDGHFLIGHEEEKEAPNWSSLFEGSHSVVVQKTILSQSKTSTPCSSPNPNNSSTPISNKKRRAPPPPPDREPYAPPAHPTRPPLPRPLHHPLPLPCQEKENSSSGTSHPTTRSKTGRPSLDAKFSAIIQQLQRNNTGGAGAHSRKNAPLGVLDIQPQVQSQTPLQQQGQASETTAELGFVRPSHGPVPAPRSKVRKSFRERMNLKAL comes from the exons ATGGAGGACCCGCGGGACGTTCAAACTTCCAGGCGTAACGACAGCTCCGACACGACGTTGTCGTCCGGCTCCGCTGTGGCAATGGAGATTAAACGGAAGAAAATACGACAGAGCGCCTTGTTTCTGCAAACAGAG AACACTAACTTGCAAGAAAAGCTGAACTTTGAGATGCGAATGCGAGAAGGGGCCTATAAGCTGCTGCTCGCCTGCAGTAAGAGAGAGCAGGTCCTTAATACCTCCAAGAACTTGCTGACCTGTAATGCCAGGATCAAGGCATATTTGACTGAGCTGCAGAAGAAAACGCAGGAGCATGACACGATTGGAGCAGTTAACAG TCTTTCAGATGCACTTTCAGAAGACCGAGTGCCATGCAATGGAACAATTGCTGTGTCTG GGTTGCGTATTCCTTTGATGTGGAGGGACTCAGACCACTTTAACAACAGAGGAA GCTCTCGTCGAGTAGCGATGTTCTGTCTGATGCAGCTTGGTGCAGAGGTGTTTGACACAgagatggtggtggtggacaGATCGGTCACTGATGTCTGCTTTGAAGGAGTCATTATCTT TAAAGAAGCAGTTCCTCAATTTGAGCTTAAGGTGGAGCTGTGGAGCTGTGCCCTGGAGGAAGAGCTCACTTTGGTAAACACGCCAAAGAAGTTTGCCAAGAGGCTCCGCAACTCCTTTGGAAAAACTGGTGGAAAGAAGCTCTGCCATCTACTGGACAATCCAGACCCTGACACCTTCCTACAGCACAACCCCATTCCCTC TGGAGCCAAGTACAGCCTCCTGGCCTACACTACTCTGTGCCTACCAGAGGCTGAAGGCAGCTTTCAATCTCACTCCCTCATAGTCCTCCAAAATG CTGAGTGGTCATCTTGGCTTCCACTTTACGGCAACCTCTGCTGTCGTTTGGTGGCCCAACCTGCCTGTATGACACAGAGCATGATGAGAGGCTACCTGAGCCAGAAG caAAGTATGGAGGGGATGAACCACTGCTGCAGTCTTTACTGTGTCTTGAGTGCTGGCTTTTTGTCCTGTTACTTCACTCCAGAAGAAATTGATGCAAAAGTACAGCCCATGTGCAACATAGCCATCAATAAG GACACTCGGATCCGTGTCATAGAGAAGGACTCAGCAGGCCATAAATCAAGGAGCATGTCCATCATAAACCCTTCACCAGAGGGATCTCAGACTGTTGTCTTCACCACTGACTCCAGGGATGAACTGGAAGACTGGCTGGACGCCCTCCACCAACACCTCTATGATCAGa GCCAGTGGCTGCAGTGCTGCAACCAGCTAATGAAGATCGAGGTCACATCACCACGGAAACCATCACTCTTCCTCACCAAGCAGCCTGACTCTGTTTACAATGACCTCA gcatAAGTTCACCTAACAAGTTTGAGAGCATCACTGACATCATCCACAACAAGATAGAGGAGACGGACGGCCACTTTCTAATTGGtcatgaagaagagaaagaagcacCTAACTGGTCATCACTGTTTGAAGGATCGCATTCAGTGGTAGTGCAGAAGACTATTCTGTCCCAGAGCAAAACCTCCACCCCTTGTTCAAGTCCAAACCCAAACAACAGCTCTACACCCATCAGTAACAAGAAGAGGCGTGcgccacctcctccacctgacAGGGAGCCATATGCTCCGCCTGCCCATCCTACTAGACCTCCCCTCCCTCgtcctcttcatcatcctcttcctctgccatgCCAAGAGAAGGAGAACTCCAGCAGTGGCACTTCACACCCGACCACAAGGTCCAAAACTGGCAGACCATCACTGGATGCCAAGTTTTCTGCCAtcattcagcagctgcagagaaataaCACCGGAGGAGCTGGGGCCCACAGCCGGAAAAACGCTCCACTGGGTGTCCTGGACATACAGCCACAAGTTCAGTCTCAGACCCCCCTGCAGCAGCAAGGGCAGGCCTCTGAAACCACAGCTGAACTTGGCTTTGTCAGACCCAGCCATGGTCCTGTCCCTGCACCAAGGAGCAAAGTGAGGAAATCTTTTAGGGAGAGGATGAATCTTAAAGCCTTGTGA